In the Dermacentor albipictus isolate Rhodes 1998 colony unplaced genomic scaffold, USDA_Dalb.pri_finalv2 scaffold_19, whole genome shotgun sequence genome, one interval contains:
- the LOC135917091 gene encoding uncharacterized protein isoform X2 produces the protein MAHVDGNTMEQLLKLPEPLLLSGNIAKNWELFQQKFELFLDATESPKEPRTTAAKTALLLSTAGDDALETCYQGLQGQRLRTTPTTRKMWRSTRLQSCQPWYDFSHVTSSPEFPRSNGLAEKGVQIVKRILKKTEETKQDFWLGLLNYRSTPLEDGRSPGELLQGRRLRTLLPDFRQQPSIPVFKRAQADTRARTLPPLNTGDVVRVQEKTWNRRAQVTEAVAPRSYQLVTARTTECYVATDSICFQLVSCSSKKPSNVMTGRANERVKHCNPRHLLQLETRL, from the exons atggCTCACGTCGATGGAAACACAATGGAGCAACTGCTGAAGCTTCCTGAACCACTACTGTTGTCTGGGAATATCGCCAAGAACTGGGAATTGTTCCAGCAGAAATTCGAGCTTTTTCTGGACGCAACGGAATCGCCAAAAGAGCCCCGAACCACGGCCGCCAAAACAGCACTGCTGCTCAGCACTGCCGGAGACGACGCATTGGAG ACATGCTATCAAGGGCTCCAGGGACAGCGACTAAGGACTACTCCGACGACACGGAAGATGTGGAGGTCCACGCGGTTGCAGTCATGTCAACCTTG GTACGACTTCAGCCACGTCACGTCGAGCCCCGAGTTCCCGCGATCGAATGGACTCGCTGAGAAGGGGGTTCAGATTGTGAAAAGAATCCTAAAGAAAACggaagaaacaaaacaagactTCTGGCTCGGGTTGCTCAACTACAGATCCACTCCACTCGAAGATGGCCGCTCCCCTGGTGAACTCTTGCAGGGCAGGAGGCTTCGCACTCTACTCCCAGACTTCAGGCAGCAGCCAAGCATACCAGTATTCAAGCGAGCCCAGGCAGACACTCGGGCGAGAACGTTACCACCTCTCAATACCGGCGATGTCGTGAGAGTACAGGAAAAGACATGGAATCGCCGAGCTCAAGTTACCGAAGCAGTTGCACCGAGGTCTTATCAACTAGTTACCGCGAGGACAACAGAGTGCTACGTCGCAACCGACAGCATCTGCTTCCAACTGGTGAGCTGTTCCAGCAAGAAGCCCTCGAATGTGATGACCGGGAGAGCGAACGAGCGTGTGAAGCACTGCAACCCACGGCACCTGCTGCAACTGGAGACTCGCCTGTGA
- the LOC135917091 gene encoding uncharacterized protein isoform X1: MDAVKEGSTTAGGSEDVLTEFRQLFQGTGCVSRQYKMVLRKDATPVVQPARRVPLALREPLREELERMQRSGIIERVQKPTDWTCYQGLQGQRLRTTPTTRKMWRSTRLQSCQPWYDFSHVTSSPEFPRSNGLAEKGVQIVKRILKKTEETKQDFWLGLLNYRSTPLEDGRSPGELLQGRRLRTLLPDFRQQPSIPVFKRAQADTRARTLPPLNTGDVVRVQEKTWNRRAQVTEAVAPRSYQLVTARTTECYVATDSICFQLVSCSSKKPSNVMTGRANERVKHCNPRHLLQLETRL, from the exons ATGGATGCTGTAAAAGAAGGAAGCACCACAGCGGGCGGCAGTGAGGACGTTCTAACCGAATTCCGCCAGCTTTTTCAGGGAACAGGCTGCGTGAGTCGCCAGTATAAAATGGTCCTACGCAAGGATGCGACGCCAGTTGTCCAGCCAGCTCGGCGGGTGCCCTTGGCGCTGAGGGAACCTCTGAGGGAGGAGCTGGAGCGCATGCAGCGAAGTGGCATCATTGAGAGGGTCCAGAAACCGACAGACTGG ACATGCTATCAAGGGCTCCAGGGACAGCGACTAAGGACTACTCCGACGACACGGAAGATGTGGAGGTCCACGCGGTTGCAGTCATGTCAACCTTG GTACGACTTCAGCCACGTCACGTCGAGCCCCGAGTTCCCGCGATCGAATGGACTCGCTGAGAAGGGGGTTCAGATTGTGAAAAGAATCCTAAAGAAAACggaagaaacaaaacaagactTCTGGCTCGGGTTGCTCAACTACAGATCCACTCCACTCGAAGATGGCCGCTCCCCTGGTGAACTCTTGCAGGGCAGGAGGCTTCGCACTCTACTCCCAGACTTCAGGCAGCAGCCAAGCATACCAGTATTCAAGCGAGCCCAGGCAGACACTCGGGCGAGAACGTTACCACCTCTCAATACCGGCGATGTCGTGAGAGTACAGGAAAAGACATGGAATCGCCGAGCTCAAGTTACCGAAGCAGTTGCACCGAGGTCTTATCAACTAGTTACCGCGAGGACAACAGAGTGCTACGTCGCAACCGACAGCATCTGCTTCCAACTGGTGAGCTGTTCCAGCAAGAAGCCCTCGAATGTGATGACCGGGAGAGCGAACGAGCGTGTGAAGCACTGCAACCCACGGCACCTGCTGCAACTGGAGACTCGCCTGTGA